A window of the Nocardia sp. NBC_01329 genome harbors these coding sequences:
- a CDS encoding MaoC family dehydratase has translation MPVDEALLESIRTSIGIEISHSIGPITALMIRRYARAIGETNPLYYDTEYARSRGHADIVAPPNLVTAVSRWDEGPAEQDLREDGVPKEVQLEGLPTSGVRVMGGGEDMEFHVPITAGTTIVERSTMISAELLEGRKGQFIVVSYRHEFIDEAGKKLLTSTRKVLLR, from the coding sequence ATGCCTGTCGATGAGGCACTGCTGGAGTCGATCCGCACCAGTATCGGTATCGAAATCAGCCACTCGATCGGGCCGATCACAGCTCTGATGATCCGGCGATACGCGCGGGCGATCGGTGAGACGAACCCGCTGTACTACGACACCGAATACGCGCGCAGCCGCGGGCACGCGGACATCGTGGCACCACCGAATCTGGTCACTGCGGTGAGCCGCTGGGACGAAGGCCCCGCTGAGCAGGATCTTCGTGAAGACGGCGTCCCGAAGGAAGTGCAACTGGAAGGTCTCCCCACCAGCGGCGTGCGGGTGATGGGCGGGGGTGAAGATATGGAATTCCACGTACCCATCACCGCCGGAACCACGATTGTCGAGCGATCGACGATGATCAGCGCCGAACTGCTCGAGGGGAGAAAAGGGCAATTCATCGTCGTCAGCTACCGGCACGAGTTCATAGATGAAGCCGGAAAGAAATTGCTGACATCGACACGAAAGGTCCTGCTCCGATGA
- a CDS encoding CaiB/BaiF CoA transferase family protein, producing the protein MTIRRALDDIVVLDLSQVYNGPYCTMLLAQLGAEVIKIEPFGGEPVRWRVVGEQQTAAFDLLNGGKKSLRLNLKHPHGRRIFLQLVELADVVVENFSPGTLQRLSLGYDVLAQTNERIILASGRGYGAGTPQAEQRAMDLTIQAVTGVMATTGQPDQPPTKAGPAVADFFGGTHLMGAIVAALYQRTVSGRGQHVEVAMQDAVVPSLTSSIAGYLDSGGSLPERTGNKHSGLAVSPYNVYPAADGWVAILCMTDTHWKSLCRLMERGDLAEDPAFASPPARVAQMDELDAIVAGWTAKVARGDLVHRLQSAAVPCAEVLGLSDVMSGPLVGPDGMIRPVRDSAGRESYVFGSPLRLTASASVPATGAPGLGAHTEEVLREQLGMDTAEVSQLRDENVV; encoded by the coding sequence ATGACAATACGGCGGGCTCTCGACGACATTGTCGTGCTGGATCTCAGTCAGGTGTACAACGGTCCCTACTGCACCATGTTGCTGGCTCAGCTCGGCGCGGAGGTCATCAAGATCGAACCGTTCGGCGGTGAGCCTGTACGGTGGCGGGTCGTCGGTGAACAGCAGACTGCCGCGTTCGATCTGCTGAACGGCGGAAAGAAGAGCTTGCGGCTGAATCTCAAGCATCCGCACGGTCGCCGCATCTTCCTGCAACTGGTCGAGCTCGCGGATGTGGTCGTCGAGAATTTCAGCCCCGGGACCCTGCAGCGGCTCTCTCTCGGCTACGACGTCCTGGCCCAGACCAACGAACGAATCATCCTCGCATCCGGGCGAGGGTACGGCGCGGGTACTCCCCAGGCCGAGCAGCGCGCGATGGATCTGACGATTCAGGCCGTGACCGGAGTCATGGCGACCACGGGTCAGCCCGACCAGCCGCCGACCAAAGCCGGTCCCGCGGTCGCGGACTTCTTCGGCGGTACCCACCTGATGGGAGCGATCGTCGCGGCGTTGTATCAGCGCACAGTGTCCGGTCGAGGCCAGCACGTCGAGGTTGCGATGCAGGACGCTGTCGTCCCATCGCTGACTTCGAGCATCGCCGGCTATCTCGACAGCGGCGGGAGCCTTCCCGAGCGAACCGGAAACAAGCACAGTGGATTGGCGGTGAGCCCCTACAACGTCTATCCAGCAGCGGACGGCTGGGTGGCGATCTTGTGCATGACCGACACGCACTGGAAATCGCTCTGCCGGCTGATGGAGCGGGGGGATCTCGCCGAAGACCCTGCGTTCGCGTCGCCGCCCGCCCGGGTGGCGCAGATGGACGAACTCGATGCGATCGTCGCCGGTTGGACCGCGAAAGTCGCCCGGGGAGATCTGGTCCATCGGTTGCAGAGCGCGGCTGTGCCCTGTGCGGAGGTACTCGGCTTGTCCGACGTGATGTCGGGGCCGCTCGTCGGTCCCGACGGGATGATCAGGCCGGTTCGTGATTCAGCCGGGCGGGAGTCCTACGTGTTCGGTAGTCCGTTGCGTCTCACTGCGTCGGCGTCTGTGCCGGCTACCGGCGCGCCCGGCCTCGGCGCCCACACCGAGGAGGTCTTGCGAGAGCAACTGGGTATGGACACCGCCGAAGTTTCGCAGTTGCGTGATGAGAACGTCGTTTAG
- a CDS encoding acyl-CoA dehydrogenase family protein — protein MTRNVVRPWITGEAVDLFEMAKKFFDREIPANREKWEKQHHVDRSFWDKCGELGLLCADIPTAYGGGGGSFLHQAAIQEAYARLGDRSWGNTIHSGVVADYIYTHGTEDQRRRWLPRMATGELVGALAMTEPSAGTDLKAIRTRAVRTGRGWRIDGSKIFITNGGSADLVIVACSTDPSKGAKGISLIVVETKNAPGFTRGSVLEKLGQHGADTTELYFDDVVVPEENLLGAEGAGFAMMMGKLPQERLMIGITAVNATELAVAVTTDYVKQRNAFGGPLMDKQHIRFELAECATLAKVARVFLNDCMQTHLATGLDLPTSSMCKLWLTEIQCQVVDRCLQLHGGYGYMTEFMIARLYADARAQRIYGGTNEIQKELIARSL, from the coding sequence ATGACCCGCAATGTAGTTCGGCCATGGATCACTGGTGAAGCGGTAGATCTGTTCGAGATGGCAAAGAAATTCTTCGATCGTGAAATCCCTGCCAATCGGGAAAAGTGGGAGAAGCAGCACCACGTCGACCGATCCTTCTGGGACAAATGCGGCGAACTCGGTCTGCTGTGCGCCGACATCCCTACCGCCTACGGCGGGGGCGGCGGAAGCTTTCTTCATCAGGCGGCAATCCAGGAAGCGTACGCCCGTCTCGGCGACCGATCCTGGGGCAATACGATTCACAGCGGTGTCGTTGCCGACTACATATATACGCACGGTACAGAGGATCAGCGGCGACGCTGGCTGCCGAGGATGGCCACCGGCGAACTCGTCGGCGCGCTGGCGATGACCGAGCCCTCTGCGGGAACCGATCTCAAGGCGATCCGCACCAGGGCTGTGCGTACGGGTCGCGGGTGGCGCATCGATGGGAGCAAGATCTTCATCACCAACGGTGGCAGCGCCGACCTGGTCATCGTCGCATGCTCCACCGACCCGTCGAAGGGTGCCAAGGGGATCTCCCTCATCGTCGTGGAGACGAAGAACGCTCCCGGTTTCACCCGCGGTAGCGTCCTCGAGAAGCTCGGTCAACACGGAGCGGATACGACCGAACTCTACTTCGACGATGTCGTCGTACCGGAGGAGAATCTGCTCGGTGCGGAGGGTGCCGGATTCGCGATGATGATGGGCAAACTTCCACAGGAACGCCTGATGATCGGTATTACCGCGGTGAATGCCACCGAGCTGGCTGTTGCTGTCACTACTGACTACGTGAAACAGCGAAATGCTTTCGGCGGCCCGCTGATGGATAAACAACATATCCGCTTCGAGCTGGCCGAGTGTGCGACGCTCGCGAAAGTCGCGCGTGTTTTCCTGAACGATTGCATGCAAACGCATTTGGCGACCGGGCTCGACCTGCCGACCTCGTCGATGTGCAAGCTCTGGCTCACGGAGATCCAGTGTCAGGTGGTCGACAGGTGTCTTCAGCTGCACGGTGGCTACGGATATATGACCGAGTTCATGATCGCTCGGCTGTACGCCGATGCCCGGGCTCAGCGGATCTACGGCGGCACGAACGAGATTCAAAAAGAGCTGATCGCGCGGTCGCTGTGA
- a CDS encoding acetyl-CoA C-acyltransferase has product MREVVIVDAVRSPIGRRNGGLSRMHSNELLGDVLVGLLERSNLTGEEVDHVVGGCVLQLGMQAANVTRNAWLSAGLPLEVPAATVNAQCGSSQEALLMAHAQIAGGLADIAIACGVEVMSRIPLGSNAPPDGPYGNPRGGRYASVHEPTIQFEGADRIAERWNLGRDELDRFAKTSQDRAARAWDQNRFGTQIVPVEAPAVDDRGATVGFETLIRDEGIRPTTIEGLAGLRSIQSARVPAGRHTAGNSSQVSDGASAVLLMSREKADELGLPVRARIVDSVLVGSDPVLMLTGPIPATAKILDWTGLALADLDIVEINEAFASVVCAWVKEFGADTDRVNVNGGAIALGHPVGATGTILITKALYELERSGGRYGLITMCCGGGLGTATIIERLRPEV; this is encoded by the coding sequence ATGCGCGAAGTCGTCATCGTCGACGCAGTTCGATCGCCTATCGGCAGGCGGAACGGCGGGCTTTCTCGGATGCACTCGAACGAGTTGCTCGGCGATGTCCTCGTCGGGCTTCTCGAGCGGAGCAACCTCACGGGTGAAGAGGTCGACCATGTCGTGGGAGGGTGCGTCCTACAGTTGGGCATGCAGGCCGCGAACGTCACGCGTAACGCATGGCTCAGCGCGGGGCTCCCGCTGGAAGTGCCGGCAGCGACGGTCAACGCCCAGTGCGGTTCCTCGCAGGAGGCCCTGTTGATGGCCCACGCCCAGATTGCAGGTGGGCTCGCCGATATCGCGATCGCCTGTGGTGTCGAGGTGATGAGCCGCATTCCGCTGGGCAGTAACGCGCCACCCGACGGGCCGTACGGCAACCCCCGTGGTGGTAGATACGCGAGCGTCCACGAACCTACGATTCAATTCGAGGGGGCCGACCGGATCGCCGAACGCTGGAACCTCGGCCGCGACGAACTCGATCGGTTCGCGAAGACCTCTCAGGATCGAGCCGCGCGCGCATGGGACCAAAATCGGTTCGGGACTCAGATCGTGCCTGTCGAGGCCCCGGCGGTCGACGACCGCGGCGCGACCGTCGGATTCGAAACGCTCATCCGCGATGAGGGTATCCGGCCGACGACCATCGAGGGTCTGGCCGGGCTGCGTTCCATCCAGTCGGCTCGGGTTCCGGCCGGTCGGCACACCGCGGGCAATTCGTCGCAGGTCTCGGATGGGGCGAGCGCGGTGCTGTTGATGAGCCGCGAGAAGGCGGATGAGCTGGGCCTCCCGGTGCGGGCGCGGATCGTCGATTCGGTCCTTGTCGGCTCCGACCCGGTCTTGATGCTGACAGGTCCGATACCGGCGACCGCGAAGATTCTGGACTGGACGGGCCTTGCGCTGGCCGATCTCGACATCGTCGAGATCAACGAGGCGTTCGCGTCCGTGGTTTGCGCATGGGTCAAGGAGTTCGGCGCCGATACGGATCGGGTGAACGTCAACGGAGGCGCGATCGCGTTGGGGCATCCGGTGGGCGCTACCGGCACGATCTTGATCACCAAGGCGCTGTACGAACTCGAGCGTAGCGGCGGTCGCTACGGGCTGATCACGATGTGCTGTGGGGGCGGGCTGGGAACAGCCACGATCATCGAACGCCTCCGGCCGGAAGTCTGA
- a CDS encoding nitroreductase family protein has translation MDISITDQLLSTTRAVRRRLDLERPVEREVVLECLRLAVQAPTAGNQQSWRWLVLDEPDVRAKVADLYTRRTLPVIERRYPRLNNPQTKRVYDSARYLATVLPRVPVLIVPCVAGRPEGPPVTHPAAFYGSIFPAIWNLQLALRSRGLGSVLTTPFETEVERQYADILQLPRTMTPIALIPVAYTIGDQFKPAERPPIETITRWNHWSDAD, from the coding sequence ATGGATATCTCGATCACCGACCAGCTTCTATCCACGACCCGGGCGGTACGGCGTCGGCTCGATCTCGAGCGGCCTGTCGAACGAGAAGTCGTTCTCGAATGCCTTCGCCTCGCAGTACAAGCTCCAACGGCCGGCAACCAGCAGTCATGGCGGTGGCTGGTCTTGGATGAGCCCGATGTGCGCGCGAAAGTTGCCGACCTGTACACACGCCGGACGCTGCCTGTAATCGAGCGGCGGTATCCACGACTGAACAACCCACAGACCAAGCGCGTATACGACAGCGCCCGTTACCTGGCCACGGTATTGCCGCGGGTTCCCGTATTGATCGTCCCCTGCGTCGCCGGCCGACCCGAGGGACCCCCCGTCACACATCCGGCCGCGTTCTACGGCTCGATCTTTCCAGCGATCTGGAATCTGCAACTCGCACTACGGTCTCGCGGCCTGGGTTCGGTACTGACGACCCCCTTCGAGACCGAAGTCGAACGGCAGTACGCGGATATTCTGCAGTTGCCCCGCACCATGACGCCCATCGCGTTGATCCCTGTCGCGTACACCATCGGCGACCAGTTCAAGCCCGCCGAACGCCCTCCCATCGAGACGATCACCCGATGGAACCACTGGTCGGACGCAGACTGA